Proteins encoded within one genomic window of Citrobacter amalonaticus Y19:
- the ydgH gene encoding DUF1471 family protein YdgH produces MKLKNTLLASALLSATAFSVNAATELTPEQAAALKPYDRVTVTGRFNAIGDAVKAVNRRADKEGAASFYVVDTSDFGNSGNWRVVADFYKADAEKAEDSKNRVINGVVELPKSEAVMLEPFDTVTVQGFYRSQPEVNDAITKAAREKGAYSFYIVRQIDANQGGNQRITAFIYKEDAKKRVVQSPDAIPADSDAGRAALAAGGEAAKNVEIPGVATTASPSSEVGRFFETQSTKGGRYTVTLPDGTKVEELNKATAAMMVPFDSIKFTGNYSSMTDVSYQVAKRAAKQGAKYYHITRQWQERGNNMTISADLYK; encoded by the coding sequence ATGAAGCTTAAGAACACTCTCCTGGCGTCCGCACTTCTTTCTGCGACGGCTTTTTCCGTAAACGCAGCAACAGAATTGACGCCGGAGCAAGCGGCAGCACTGAAACCTTATGACCGTGTCACGGTCACTGGCCGTTTTAATGCGATTGGCGACGCGGTGAAGGCCGTTAACCGCCGCGCAGATAAAGAAGGCGCTGCCTCATTTTATGTCGTTGATACATCTGATTTTGGTAACAGTGGTAACTGGCGTGTTGTTGCAGACTTCTACAAGGCCGACGCCGAAAAAGCGGAAGACAGCAAAAACCGCGTGATCAATGGCGTGGTGGAATTGCCGAAGTCTGAAGCCGTCATGCTGGAACCGTTTGACACCGTCACGGTTCAGGGTTTCTACCGCAGCCAGCCAGAAGTGAATGACGCCATTACCAAAGCCGCACGTGAAAAAGGCGCTTACTCCTTCTACATCGTGCGTCAGATTGATGCGAACCAGGGTGGCAACCAGCGCATCACTGCCTTTATCTACAAAGAAGATGCGAAGAAACGCGTAGTGCAGAGCCCTGACGCTATCCCGGCGGATTCCGATGCAGGTCGCGCAGCGCTCGCTGCTGGCGGCGAAGCGGCGAAGAATGTCGAGATCCCGGGTGTCGCCACCACCGCCTCTCCGAGCTCGGAAGTGGGCCGCTTCTTCGAAACGCAATCCACTAAAGGTGGACGTTACACTGTCACCCTGCCGGATGGCACGAAAGTCGAAGAACTGAACAAAGCGACGGCGGCCATGATGGTACCGTTCGACAGCATCAAGTTCACCGGCAACTACAGCAGCATGACCGACGTCTCTTATCAGGTCGCCAAGCGTGCGGCGAAACAAGGGGCCAAGTATTACCACATTACCCGCCAGTGGCAGGAACGTGGTAACAACATGACCATCAGCGCCGATCTGTATAAATAA
- the pntA gene encoding Re/Si-specific NAD(P)(+) transhydrogenase subunit alpha has product MRIGIPKERFTNETRVAATPKTVEQLLKLGFTVAVESGAGGLASFDDKAFVEAGAEIVDSSAVWQSEIILKVNAPEDEEIPLLNPGTTLVSFIWPAQNPELMQKLAERNVTVMAMDSVPRISRAQSLDALSSMANIAGYRAIVEAAHEFGRFFTGQITAAGKVPPAKVMVIGAGVAGLAAIGAANSLGAIVRAFDTRPEVKEQVQSMGAEFLELDFKEEAGSGDGYAKVMSEAFIKAEMALFAAQAKEVDIIVTTALIPGKPAPKLITREMVDSMKAGSVIVDLAAQNGGNCEYTVANQVTTTANGVKVIGYTDLPGRLPTQSSQLYGTNLVNLLKLLCKEKDGNITVDFDDVVIRGVTVVRDGEITWPAPPIQVSAQPQAAAKAAPAAKEPEKPASPWRKYALMALAIVLFGWLADVAPKEFLGHFTVFALSCVVGYYVVWNVSHALHTPLMSVTNAISGIIVVGALLQIGQGGWVSFLSFIAVLIASINIFGGFTVTQRMLKMFRKN; this is encoded by the coding sequence ATGCGAATTGGCATACCAAAAGAACGGTTTACCAATGAAACCCGCGTAGCAGCGACGCCGAAAACGGTTGAGCAACTGCTGAAGCTGGGTTTCACCGTCGCGGTAGAGAGCGGCGCGGGTGGACTGGCAAGTTTTGACGATAAGGCTTTTGTAGAAGCGGGCGCGGAAATTGTCGACAGCAGCGCTGTCTGGCAATCAGAGATCATTCTGAAGGTCAACGCACCGGAAGATGAGGAAATTCCGTTACTCAATCCGGGCACCACGCTGGTCAGCTTCATCTGGCCTGCGCAGAATCCAGAGTTAATGCAAAAGCTCGCCGAGCGTAATGTGACGGTGATGGCAATGGATTCTGTACCGCGTATTTCACGTGCGCAGTCGCTGGATGCATTGAGCTCCATGGCAAACATTGCCGGTTATCGGGCGATCGTTGAAGCGGCGCACGAGTTCGGACGCTTCTTTACCGGGCAAATCACCGCAGCGGGCAAAGTGCCGCCGGCCAAAGTGATGGTGATCGGCGCAGGCGTCGCGGGTCTGGCCGCCATTGGCGCGGCGAACAGCCTGGGCGCGATTGTACGTGCTTTTGACACCCGTCCCGAAGTGAAAGAGCAGGTCCAGAGTATGGGCGCTGAATTCCTCGAACTGGATTTCAAAGAGGAAGCGGGTAGCGGCGACGGTTATGCCAAAGTCATGTCCGAAGCGTTTATCAAAGCGGAAATGGCGCTGTTTGCCGCGCAGGCAAAAGAGGTCGACATTATTGTCACCACCGCGCTGATCCCCGGCAAACCGGCACCGAAACTGATCACCCGTGAGATGGTTGACTCTATGAAAGCGGGCAGCGTCATTGTCGACCTGGCCGCCCAAAACGGCGGCAACTGTGAATACACGGTTGCCAATCAGGTCACGACCACCGCAAATGGCGTCAAAGTGATCGGCTATACCGACTTGCCAGGGCGTCTGCCGACGCAGTCCTCGCAACTTTATGGCACCAACCTCGTTAACCTGCTCAAACTGCTGTGCAAAGAGAAAGACGGTAATATCACCGTTGATTTCGACGACGTGGTCATCCGCGGCGTAACGGTGGTGCGTGACGGTGAAATTACCTGGCCTGCGCCGCCGATTCAGGTGTCCGCACAACCGCAGGCCGCCGCGAAAGCCGCGCCAGCAGCAAAAGAACCGGAAAAACCCGCTTCACCGTGGCGCAAATATGCGCTGATGGCGCTGGCGATCGTTCTGTTTGGCTGGCTGGCTGACGTCGCGCCGAAAGAGTTCCTCGGGCACTTTACGGTATTCGCTCTGTCCTGCGTGGTGGGTTACTACGTGGTCTGGAACGTCTCTCATGCTCTGCATACGCCGCTGATGTCCGTGACCAACGCCATTTCAGGGATCATCGTGGTTGGCGCGCTATTGCAGATTGGCCAGGGTGGCTGGGTTAGCTTCCTGAGCTTCATCGCGGTACTGATTGCCAGCATCAATATTTTCGGTGGCTTCACCGTGACTCAGCGCATGCTGAAAATGTTCCGGAAAAACTAA
- the pntB gene encoding Re/Si-specific NAD(P)(+) transhydrogenase subunit beta — translation MSGGLVTAAYIVAAILFIFSLAGLSKHETSQQGNNFGIAGMAIALIATIFGPDTGNVAWILVAMIIGGAIGIRLAKKVEMTEMPELVAILHSFVGLAAVLVGFNSYLYHEAGLEPILVNIHLTEVFLGIFIGAVTFTGSVVAFGKLRGKISSKPLMLPNRHKMNLAALVVSFLLLVVFVRTESVGLQVLALLVMTIIALAFGWHLVASIGGADMPVVVSMLNSYSGWAAAAAGFMLSNDLLIVTGALVGSSGAILSYIMCKAMNRSFISVIAGGFGTDGTASSGDEEVGEHREISAEDTADMLKNSHTVIITPGYGMAVAQAQYPVAEITEKLRARGIKVRFGIHPVAGRLPGHMNVLLAEAKVPYDIVLEMDEINDDFADTDTVLVIGANDTVNPAAQDDPNSPIAGMPVLEVWKAQNVIVFKRSMNTGYAGVQNPLFFKENTHMLFGDAKASVDAILKAL, via the coding sequence ATGTCTGGAGGATTAGTTACAGCTGCATACATTGTTGCCGCGATCCTGTTTATTTTCAGTCTGGCGGGACTTTCAAAACATGAAACGTCTCAGCAGGGTAACAACTTCGGTATCGCCGGGATGGCGATTGCGCTGATTGCCACGATTTTTGGCCCGGATACCGGCAATGTTGCCTGGATCCTGGTGGCGATGATCATCGGCGGCGCGATTGGTATTCGTCTGGCGAAGAAAGTCGAAATGACCGAAATGCCGGAGCTGGTGGCGATTCTGCACAGCTTCGTCGGTCTGGCTGCGGTGCTGGTCGGCTTTAACAGCTATCTGTATCACGAAGCGGGCCTCGAGCCGATTCTGGTGAATATTCACCTGACCGAAGTGTTCCTTGGCATCTTCATCGGTGCGGTGACCTTCACCGGTTCGGTGGTGGCGTTTGGTAAACTGCGCGGCAAGATTTCGTCTAAGCCGCTGATGCTGCCGAATCGCCATAAAATGAATCTCGCGGCGCTGGTGGTCTCTTTCCTGCTGTTGGTGGTCTTTGTACGCACCGAAAGCGTTGGCCTGCAGGTTCTGGCGCTGCTGGTGATGACCATCATCGCGCTGGCGTTCGGCTGGCATCTGGTGGCCTCCATCGGCGGGGCGGATATGCCGGTCGTGGTCTCCATGCTGAACTCCTACTCCGGTTGGGCGGCAGCGGCGGCGGGCTTCATGCTGAGCAACGACCTGCTGATCGTGACCGGTGCGCTGGTCGGTTCTTCCGGTGCAATTCTGTCTTACATCATGTGTAAGGCGATGAACCGCTCGTTCATCAGCGTCATTGCAGGGGGCTTCGGTACCGATGGTACGGCGTCCAGCGGTGATGAAGAAGTGGGTGAACACCGTGAGATCAGTGCGGAAGATACTGCCGATATGCTGAAAAACTCGCATACGGTGATCATCACCCCGGGCTACGGCATGGCGGTGGCGCAGGCACAGTATCCGGTTGCGGAAATTACCGAGAAACTGCGCGCGCGCGGTATCAAAGTGCGTTTCGGCATCCATCCGGTTGCCGGACGTTTGCCTGGCCACATGAACGTACTGCTGGCGGAAGCGAAAGTGCCTTACGACATCGTGCTGGAAATGGACGAGATCAACGATGATTTCGCCGATACCGACACCGTGCTGGTCATTGGCGCGAACGACACCGTGAACCCGGCGGCGCAGGACGATCCGAACAGTCCGATTGCCGGTATGCCGGTACTGGAAGTGTGGAAAGCGCAGAACGTTATCGTCTTCAAACGTTCAATGAATACCGGCTACGCTGGTGTGCAGAACCCACTGTTCTTTAAAGAGAACACCCATATGCTGTTTGGCGATGCCAAAGCCAGCGTGGATGCGATTCTGAAAGCGCTGTAA
- a CDS encoding AI-2E family transporter, with product MAKPIITLNGLKIVIMLGMLVIILTGIRFAADIIVPFILALFIAVVLSPLVQRMVKLRVPRVLAISLLVIIIVMAMVLLLAYLGTSLNELARTLPQYRSSLVIPLKNLEPWLVRSGIDVSVDEMVKYIDPNAAMTLITNLLTQLTNAMSSIFLLLLTVVFMLLEVPQLPTKFQQIMVRPVVGMAAIQRAIDSVSHYLVLKTAISLVTGLVVWGMLAALDVRFAFIWGLLAFALNYIPNIGSVLAAIPPIIQVLAFGGLYDALVVLAGYLIINLVFGNILEPRIMGRGLGLSTLVVFLSLIFWGWLLGPVGMLLSVPLTIIVKIALEQSVGGQSIAILLGDVNKT from the coding sequence ATGGCAAAACCAATCATCACGCTGAACGGTCTCAAAATCGTCATTATGCTGGGAATGCTGGTGATCATTCTTACCGGTATCCGCTTTGCGGCGGATATTATTGTTCCCTTTATTCTGGCCTTATTTATTGCCGTCGTCCTCAGTCCACTGGTGCAGCGGATGGTGAAACTGCGCGTTCCACGCGTGCTGGCGATCTCCTTGCTGGTTATCATCATTGTGATGGCGATGGTCCTGCTGCTGGCCTACCTGGGAACGTCCCTCAACGAACTGGCGCGCACCCTGCCCCAGTATCGTTCGTCACTGGTCATCCCGCTGAAAAATCTGGAGCCCTGGCTGGTCCGCTCAGGCATCGACGTCTCCGTGGATGAGATGGTGAAGTACATCGATCCCAACGCGGCGATGACGCTTATCACCAATTTGTTGACGCAGTTAACCAATGCCATGTCGTCGATATTTTTGCTGCTGCTGACGGTGGTCTTCATGCTGCTGGAAGTGCCGCAACTTCCCACCAAATTCCAGCAGATTATGGTCCGCCCGGTCGTGGGGATGGCGGCCATTCAGCGCGCCATCGACAGCGTGTCGCACTATCTGGTACTGAAAACGGCAATCAGTCTCGTCACGGGGCTGGTGGTCTGGGGCATGCTGGCGGCGCTGGATGTTCGTTTCGCCTTTATCTGGGGGCTTCTGGCCTTCGCGCTGAACTACATCCCGAACATCGGCTCGGTGCTGGCGGCTATCCCCCCTATCATTCAGGTACTGGCGTTTGGCGGCCTGTACGACGCGCTGGTGGTACTTGCGGGCTATCTGATTATCAACCTGGTGTTCGGTAATATCCTTGAGCCACGCATCATGGGACGCGGTCTGGGGCTCTCTACACTGGTGGTGTTTCTGTCGTTGATCTTCTGGGGCTGGCTGCTGGGACCGGTGGGCATGCTGCTTTCGGTTCCATTGACCATTATCGTCAAGATTGCACTGGAGCAATCCGTTGGCGGGCAAAGTATTGCCATTCTGTTGGGCGATGTGAACAAGACGTGA
- the mdtJ gene encoding multidrug/spermidine efflux SMR transporter subunit MdtJ, producing the protein MMFYWILLGLAIVAEITGTLSMKWASVSDGNSGFILMLVMIAASYIFLSFAVKKIALGVAYALWEGIGILFITLFSVLLFDESLSAMKIAGLATLVLGIVLIKSGTRKSRQGAKEVTHATV; encoded by the coding sequence ATCATGTTTTACTGGATTTTATTAGGCCTGGCGATTGTCGCTGAAATTACCGGCACGCTGTCGATGAAATGGGCAAGCGTGAGCGATGGCAACAGTGGATTTATTTTAATGCTGGTGATGATCGCCGCCTCGTATATTTTTCTCTCTTTTGCCGTTAAAAAAATCGCCCTCGGTGTGGCTTATGCGCTGTGGGAAGGTATCGGTATTTTATTTATTACGCTGTTTAGCGTGCTGTTATTTGATGAGTCGCTGTCGGCCATGAAAATTGCCGGTCTGGCGACGCTGGTGCTGGGGATTGTGTTGATTAAATCCGGTACCCGCAAGTCGCGTCAGGGCGCGAAAGAGGTGACGCATGCAACAGTTTGA
- the mdtI gene encoding multidrug/spermidine efflux SMR transporter subunit MdtI, producing the protein MQQFEWVHAAWLGVSIVLEIIANVFLKFSDGFRRKLYGILSLVAVLAAFSALSQAVKGIDLSVAYALWGGFGIAATLAAGWILFGQRLNHKGWIGVVLLLAGMVMIKLA; encoded by the coding sequence ATGCAACAGTTTGAGTGGGTTCACGCTGCGTGGCTGGGGGTTTCGATCGTTCTGGAAATTATCGCCAACGTCTTTTTAAAATTCTCTGACGGTTTTCGGCGCAAGCTGTATGGCATCCTCTCGCTGGTCGCGGTACTCGCCGCGTTCAGTGCGCTGTCTCAGGCGGTAAAGGGCATTGACCTGTCCGTTGCCTATGCGCTGTGGGGGGGATTTGGTATCGCCGCGACGCTTGCCGCCGGATGGATACTGTTTGGTCAGCGCCTGAATCATAAGGGCTGGATAGGCGTTGTTCTGCTGCTGGCCGGTATGGTGATGATTAAGCTTGCCTGA
- a CDS encoding trypsin-like serine peptidase produces the protein MRKTVAVLLGSLCFSSGIAHADKPDEDTGTSEVKTLFFGQDDRVPVSDPTQSPWDAIGQLETASGNLCTATLISPHLALTAGHCLLTPPKGKPDKAVVLRFVSKKGLWRYEIHGIEGRVDPGLGKRLKPDGDGWIVPPAAAPWDFGLVVLRYPPSGITPLPLFEGDKAALTAALKETGRKVTQSGYPEDHLDTLYSHQDCIVTGWAQNSVLSHQCDTLPGDSGSPLMLKTDAGWQLIGVQSSAPAAKDRWRADNRAISVTGFREKLDALAVEQ, from the coding sequence ATGCGTAAAACCGTTGCTGTATTACTGGGGTCGTTGTGCTTTTCATCGGGTATTGCGCATGCGGATAAGCCCGACGAGGACACCGGGACCAGTGAAGTCAAAACGTTATTTTTTGGTCAGGACGATCGCGTGCCGGTAAGCGATCCTACGCAATCGCCGTGGGATGCTATCGGACAACTGGAAACCGCCAGCGGAAACTTGTGTACTGCGACGTTGATCTCCCCGCATCTGGCGCTCACCGCCGGACATTGCTTATTAACCCCGCCGAAAGGGAAACCGGATAAAGCCGTGGTCCTGCGTTTTGTCTCTAAAAAAGGTCTCTGGCGTTATGAAATTCACGGCATTGAAGGACGCGTGGATCCGGGTCTGGGAAAACGTCTGAAGCCCGATGGCGATGGCTGGATTGTGCCGCCGGCTGCCGCGCCGTGGGATTTTGGCCTGGTCGTCCTGCGCTATCCGCCTTCCGGCATCACGCCGTTGCCGCTCTTTGAAGGGGACAAAGCCGCACTGACCGCCGCACTCAAGGAAACCGGACGCAAGGTCACACAGTCGGGATACCCGGAAGACCATCTGGATACGCTCTATTCGCATCAGGACTGCATTGTCACCGGTTGGGCGCAGAATTCGGTGTTGTCGCATCAGTGTGACACCCTGCCGGGCGACAGCGGTTCGCCGCTGATGTTGAAAACCGACGCTGGCTGGCAGTTAATTGGCGTTCAGAGTTCCGCCCCGGCGGCGAAAGATCGCTGGCGCGCTGACAACCGGGCTATCTCGGTGACCGGTTTTCGTGAAAAACTGGATGCTCTGGCCGTGGAACAATAA
- the asr gene encoding acid resistance repetitive basic protein Asr yields the protein MKKVLALVVAAAMGLSSAAFAADTTTTAPAAAPTAKAAPAKTMHHKKHHKATTQKAPEQKAQAAKKHPKKAKATTEQKAPEQKAQAAKKHVKKHTKQSAAKPAAQPAA from the coding sequence ATGAAAAAAGTATTAGCTCTGGTTGTTGCCGCTGCTATGGGTCTGTCTTCTGCCGCTTTTGCTGCTGACACTACGACAACTGCACCGGCTGCCGCACCGACCGCAAAAGCGGCTCCGGCAAAAACCATGCACCACAAAAAACATCACAAAGCGACCACTCAGAAAGCGCCAGAGCAAAAAGCGCAGGCCGCTAAAAAACACCCGAAAAAAGCCAAAGCCACGACTGAGCAGAAAGCGCCAGAACAAAAAGCGCAAGCCGCTAAAAAGCACGTCAAAAAACACACCAAACAATCGGCTGCTAAGCCCGCCGCTCAACCGGCAGCTTAA
- a CDS encoding carboxypeptidase M32 — MDNKSYQQLARTFLRLSRFSHLSAIASWDMFAMMPPGGSAARGEALAELSVLEHQILTEPKVAQWLAAAAEEDLNDVEQANLREMTWLHTQAALLPESLVEAKSLAGSRCEHAWRSQRPANDWQGFSVNLREVVKLSREEARLRAQIKGGSPYDALLDIYEPEMTSAQLDGLFADLKSWLPDLLSCVVARQSQQSLVAPVGPFPTAAQRELGLETMAVLGFDFNAGRLDISAHPFCGGVPQDVRITTRYDENELLSALFGVIHETGHARYEQNLPRHWLGQPVALARSTAIHESQSLFFEMQVGRSKAFLQRLLPAVKRHFGSQAAFEEQNFIAWNQRVKPGYIRVDADEVSYPAHVILRYEIERALINGDIEVDDIPALWDEKMQAWLGLSTKGNYRDGCMQDIHWTDGGFGYFPSYTLGAMYAAQLFSAANRALPDLGQQIASGDFSALFDWLRQNIWQHGSRFTAEQLITQATGEALSSRHFRAHLESRYL, encoded by the coding sequence ATGGATAACAAAAGCTATCAACAACTTGCTCGCACCTTCCTGCGGCTCTCCCGCTTCTCTCACCTTTCCGCCATCGCCAGTTGGGATATGTTCGCCATGATGCCGCCAGGCGGCAGCGCGGCGCGTGGTGAAGCGCTGGCTGAACTGAGCGTACTGGAACACCAAATTCTGACCGAACCGAAAGTGGCGCAATGGCTTGCCGCGGCCGCCGAGGAAGATCTCAATGATGTGGAACAAGCCAATCTGCGGGAAATGACGTGGCTGCATACCCAGGCCGCGTTGTTACCGGAGTCATTAGTGGAGGCTAAATCGCTCGCCGGAAGTCGCTGCGAGCACGCCTGGCGCAGTCAGCGTCCCGCTAACGACTGGCAGGGATTTTCAGTGAATCTGCGAGAAGTGGTGAAACTGAGTCGTGAAGAGGCCAGACTGCGTGCGCAGATCAAAGGCGGTTCGCCGTATGACGCGCTGCTGGATATTTATGAGCCAGAAATGACCAGTGCACAACTGGACGGACTGTTTGCCGATCTCAAATCGTGGCTGCCGGATCTCCTCAGTTGCGTGGTTGCCCGGCAGTCGCAGCAGTCGCTGGTTGCCCCCGTCGGCCCCTTCCCGACGGCCGCTCAACGTGAACTGGGGCTGGAGACCATGGCGGTACTCGGTTTCGATTTTAACGCCGGTCGCCTGGATATCAGCGCACATCCGTTCTGCGGCGGCGTGCCGCAAGATGTGCGTATCACGACGCGCTATGACGAAAACGAGTTACTCAGCGCCCTGTTTGGCGTTATCCACGAAACCGGACACGCCCGCTATGAGCAAAACCTGCCGCGTCACTGGCTGGGGCAACCGGTGGCCCTTGCCCGTTCCACCGCGATCCACGAATCCCAGAGTCTGTTTTTTGAAATGCAGGTGGGCCGCAGCAAGGCGTTTTTACAGCGACTGCTGCCCGCCGTGAAGCGTCATTTTGGCTCTCAGGCGGCCTTTGAAGAGCAAAACTTCATCGCCTGGAACCAGCGGGTGAAACCCGGTTATATCCGCGTGGATGCCGATGAGGTCAGCTACCCGGCGCACGTCATTCTGCGCTATGAGATTGAGCGAGCGTTAATCAATGGCGACATCGAGGTGGACGATATTCCTGCGTTGTGGGACGAAAAAATGCAGGCCTGGCTGGGATTGTCGACCAAAGGGAATTATCGCGACGGCTGTATGCAGGATATTCACTGGACCGACGGCGGGTTTGGCTACTTCCCTTCTTACACGCTGGGCGCGATGTACGCCGCACAGTTGTTCAGCGCCGCGAATCGCGCATTGCCGGATCTTGGCCAGCAGATTGCCAGCGGTGATTTCAGCGCACTGTTTGACTGGCTGCGACAGAACATCTGGCAACACGGCAGTCGTTTTACCGCGGAGCAGTTGATCACCCAGGCCACCGGAGAAGCTCTGAGCAGTCGCCATTTCCGCGCCCACCTTGAATCTCGCTATCTGTAA
- a CDS encoding KPN_01571 family protein translates to MNPLHWVVFALLALDAVRELMGYSSILGIW, encoded by the coding sequence ATGAATCCACTTCACTGGGTCGTCTTTGCTCTTCTGGCACTGGATGCCGTCAGAGAATTGATGGGGTATTCATCAATCTTAGGAATTTGGTAA
- a CDS encoding MFS transporter, with the protein MSRTTTVNDATASDIDDQRISQPVQFIQRGTSAFMRVTLALFSAGLATFALLYCVQPILPVLSHEFGVSPASSSISLSISTGMLAVGLLFTGPLSDAIGRKPVMVTALLLASCCTLLSTMMTSWHGILVMRALIGLSLSGVAAVGMTYLSEEIHPSFVAFSMGLYISGNSIGGMSGRLISGVFTDFFSWRIALAAIGCFALASALMFWKILPESRHFRPTSLRPKTLFINFRLHWRDQGLPLLFAEGFLLMGSFVTLFNYIGYRLMLSPWELSQAVVGLLSVAYLTGTWSSPKAGSMTVRYGRGPVMLFSTAVMLVGLLMTLFSSLWLIFAGMLLFSAGFFGAHSVASSWIGPRARRAKGQASSLYLFSYYLGSSIAGTLGGVFWHNYGWNGVGGFIAIMLILAILVGTRLHHRLHV; encoded by the coding sequence GTGAGTCGTACTACTACAGTCAATGACGCGACGGCGAGCGATATTGACGACCAACGCATTTCTCAGCCGGTTCAGTTTATTCAACGCGGTACCTCTGCCTTCATGCGCGTCACGCTGGCGCTCTTTTCTGCCGGACTGGCGACCTTCGCCCTGCTGTACTGCGTCCAGCCTATTCTGCCAGTGCTGTCCCATGAATTTGGCGTATCGCCTGCCAGTAGCAGTATTTCACTGTCGATCTCCACAGGTATGTTAGCCGTTGGCCTGCTGTTTACCGGTCCGCTGTCGGATGCCATCGGGCGCAAGCCGGTGATGGTGACCGCGCTGCTGCTTGCCTCCTGCTGTACGTTGCTCTCGACGATGATGACCAGTTGGCACGGCATTCTGGTGATGCGCGCGCTGATTGGCCTCTCGCTCAGCGGCGTCGCGGCCGTCGGAATGACCTATCTGAGCGAAGAGATCCACCCCAGTTTTGTCGCGTTCTCAATGGGACTGTACATCAGCGGTAACTCGATTGGCGGAATGAGCGGACGTCTGATTAGCGGCGTGTTTACGGATTTCTTTAGCTGGCGCATAGCGCTGGCGGCCATTGGTTGCTTCGCGCTGGCGTCGGCCCTGATGTTCTGGAAAATTTTGCCGGAATCACGCCACTTCCGTCCCACGTCGCTACGCCCCAAAACGCTGTTCATTAACTTTCGACTCCACTGGCGCGACCAGGGGCTGCCGCTGCTGTTTGCGGAAGGTTTTCTGCTGATGGGGTCGTTCGTCACCCTGTTTAACTACATCGGCTATCGCCTGATGCTTTCACCGTGGGAGCTCAGCCAGGCCGTGGTCGGCCTGCTTTCCGTCGCCTATCTGACCGGGACCTGGAGTTCGCCGAAAGCCGGTTCGATGACGGTGCGCTATGGGCGCGGCCCGGTGATGCTCTTTTCCACCGCCGTGATGCTTGTCGGTCTGCTCATGACCTTATTCAGCTCGCTATGGTTGATTTTCGCCGGCATGCTGCTCTTCTCGGCAGGATTCTTTGGTGCCCACTCCGTCGCCAGTAGCTGGATTGGCCCGCGCGCACGTCGCGCCAAAGGCCAGGCCTCTTCGCTGTATCTGTTCAGTTACTATCTGGGATCGAGTATCGCCGGTACGCTCGGCGGCGTGTTCTGGCATAACTATGGCTGGAATGGCGTGGGGGGATTTATCGCGATTATGCTGATACTGGCCATTCTGGTCGGCACACGACTGCATCATCGTCTTCACGTCTAG
- a CDS encoding LysR family transcriptional regulator: MNIELRHLRYFVAVAEELHFGRAAARLNMSQPPLSQQIQMLEQQVGARLLARTNRSVALTAAGKQFLADSRQILGLVNDAAARAERLHQGEAGELRIGFTSSAPFIRAVSDTLSLFRQKYPDMHLQTREMNTREQLAPLSEGALDLGLMRNTLLPESLHYEVILHEPLMAMIPRVYPLAQKPVVTLAELAKEPFVFFDPHVGTGLYDDILGMMRRYQLSPVITQEVGEAMTIIGLVAAGLGVSILPASFKKVQLNEMCWVPIAEEDAVSEMWLVWSAHHEQSQAARRFRQQLIQAVRGA, from the coding sequence ATGAATATTGAACTTCGTCATCTTCGCTACTTTGTTGCCGTGGCGGAAGAACTGCATTTTGGGCGTGCCGCAGCCCGACTGAACATGTCGCAACCGCCGTTGAGTCAGCAAATTCAGATGCTTGAGCAGCAGGTCGGTGCGCGTCTGCTCGCGCGAACGAACCGTAGCGTCGCGCTGACCGCCGCAGGCAAACAATTTCTTGCCGACAGTCGACAGATCCTCGGGCTGGTCAATGATGCCGCAGCCCGCGCAGAGCGTCTGCATCAGGGAGAGGCCGGGGAACTGCGCATCGGTTTTACCTCGTCGGCGCCGTTTATCCGCGCCGTGTCGGATACCCTGTCGTTGTTCCGGCAGAAATACCCGGATATGCATTTACAGACCCGCGAAATGAATACCCGCGAGCAACTGGCCCCTCTGAGCGAAGGGGCGCTGGATCTGGGGCTGATGCGAAATACCCTGTTGCCGGAGAGCTTACATTATGAGGTTATCCTGCATGAACCGCTGATGGCGATGATCCCCCGGGTGTATCCGCTGGCGCAAAAGCCGGTGGTGACGCTGGCTGAACTGGCGAAAGAACCGTTTGTCTTCTTTGACCCACACGTCGGAACCGGTCTGTATGACGATATCCTCGGCATGATGCGGCGCTACCAGTTGTCGCCAGTGATTACCCAGGAGGTCGGCGAGGCGATGACGATCATTGGGCTGGTCGCGGCGGGTTTAGGCGTGTCGATCCTTCCGGCGTCGTTTAAAAAAGTACAACTCAATGAGATGTGTTGGGTACCGATTGCGGAAGAGGATGCGGTATCGGAAATGTGGCTGGTCTGGTCGGCGCATCATGAACAGAGTCAGGCGGCGCGACGTTTTCGTCAGCAGCTAATTCAGGCTGTCAGGGGCGCTTAA